From Desulfocurvus vexinensis DSM 17965, a single genomic window includes:
- a CDS encoding transposase produces MARVVAVGRPHHVTQRGNRRLPTFFRENDYRLYLDLMAEWCCKFGLEIWEYCLMTNHVHLVAVPEREESLARAVGEVHRRYTSLVNKRKGWTGHLWQGWFGSFVMDESHLLAAARYIERNPVSAGMVTAPGGYEWSSAAFIWRLGMMPWSRWLLCCP; encoded by the coding sequence ATGGCACGAGTAGTTGCGGTTGGGCGGCCGCATCATGTGACGCAGCGGGGAAACCGGCGGCTTCCGACTTTTTTCCGGGAAAACGACTACCGGCTGTATCTGGACCTGATGGCGGAGTGGTGCTGCAAGTTTGGGCTTGAGATTTGGGAGTATTGTTTGATGACGAATCATGTGCACCTCGTCGCCGTTCCCGAGCGGGAGGAATCGCTCGCCCGGGCCGTGGGCGAAGTGCATCGCAGGTACACGAGCCTTGTCAATAAGCGCAAAGGCTGGACGGGGCATCTGTGGCAGGGGTGGTTCGGTTCTTTTGTGATGGATGAAAGTCACCTCCTTGCCGCAGCCCGGTATATCGAGCGCAATCCCGTGAGCGCCGGGATGGTCACGGCTCCGGGCGGATACGAATGGAGCAGCGCCGCGTTCATCTGGCGGCTCGGGATGATGCCTTGGTCAAGGTGGCTCCTCTGCTGTCCATGA
- a CDS encoding 4Fe-4S dicluster domain-containing protein, producing the protein MCTGSRACIEACPYGVIQFDAVRRKAHKCDLCHDRVVAGELPVCAEVCMTDAITFGEKEMLLQKARDLGREIDRKKSAMSIIYLKPLPKNTLARASSRAAPGSSGGPAARAAGAGRRRRCSP; encoded by the coding sequence ATGTGTACCGGCTCCAGGGCCTGCATCGAGGCCTGCCCGTACGGCGTCATCCAGTTCGACGCGGTGCGCCGCAAGGCCCACAAATGCGACCTGTGCCATGACCGCGTGGTGGCCGGGGAGCTGCCGGTCTGCGCCGAGGTCTGTATGACCGACGCCATCACCTTCGGGGAAAAGGAGATGCTGCTCCAGAAGGCCCGCGACCTGGGCCGGGAGATCGACAGGAAGAAGAGCGCCATGTCGATCATCTACCTGAAGCCCCTGCCCAAGAACACCCTCGCCCGCGCATCTTCCAGAGCGGCTCCCGGGTCGTCCGGCGGCCCGGCGGCTAGGGCAGCGGGGGCAGGCCGGAGACGGCGGTGTAGCCCATGA
- a CDS encoding MBL fold metallo-hydrolase: MHIQTFTLGPLGTNGFLASSGERAVFVDPGGDPGPVLAALGAGRLTLEAILITHLHCDHIYGCAALARATGAPVLAGQGDAFLLDTELGGGGFMGLPLVESFEFAPLAPGPAQFMGLPCTVLATPGHSPGSLSFHFPDQGLVFVGDVLFRRSIGRTDFPGGDTDVLLTAVRERLFTLPPATVVHSGHGPATTVGDEMAHNPFFNGAF, encoded by the coding sequence CAGACCTTCACCCTGGGGCCGCTGGGCACCAACGGTTTTCTGGCCTCCAGCGGGGAACGCGCCGTGTTCGTGGACCCCGGGGGCGACCCTGGGCCGGTGCTGGCCGCCCTGGGCGCCGGGCGGCTGACCCTGGAAGCCATCCTGATCACCCACCTGCACTGCGACCACATCTACGGCTGCGCGGCCCTGGCCCGGGCCACGGGCGCGCCGGTGCTGGCCGGGCAGGGCGACGCCTTCCTGCTGGACACGGAGCTTGGCGGCGGCGGGTTCATGGGCCTGCCGCTGGTGGAGTCCTTCGAATTCGCCCCGCTGGCCCCGGGCCCGGCGCAGTTCATGGGCCTGCCCTGCACGGTGCTGGCCACCCCCGGGCACAGCCCGGGCAGCCTGTCCTTCCACTTCCCGGACCAGGGGCTGGTTTTCGTGGGCGATGTGCTCTTTCGCCGCTCCATCGGGCGCACGGACTTTCCCGGCGGCGACACGGACGTGTTGCTGACGGCGGTGCGTGAGCGGCTGTTCACCCTGCCCCCGGCCACGGTGGTCCACAGCGGCCACGGCCCGGCGACCACCGTGGGCGACGAGATGGCCCACAACCCGTTCTTCAATGGCGCGTTCTAG
- a CDS encoding ComF family protein, with the protein MRLAETLAALGDLLGRRCHGCGAVARGRGRGELPPLCADCARELAPWSGPACPGCGTMFPGATGGAGHLCAACRLEPRPWERLLFHGPYQGLLRRLVLDYKFHGRLGAQRLLCGLAREAWLRGGAPGAGGGPGALAPPDVVVPVPLHRRRLLHRGFNQSLELARGVGRLLGRPVPLAALERVRHTVPQMTLAAARRRDNVRGAFAADPGALAGRRVLLVDDVMTTGGTLEECAGALLRAGAAGVVVLVLARTPAGR; encoded by the coding sequence GTGCGTCTGGCCGAGACCCTGGCTGCCCTGGGCGACCTGCTGGGGCGGCGCTGCCACGGCTGCGGCGCCGTGGCCCGGGGGCGCGGGCGCGGCGAACTGCCGCCCCTGTGCGCGGACTGCGCCCGGGAGCTGGCCCCCTGGTCCGGCCCGGCCTGCCCGGGCTGCGGGACGATGTTTCCGGGCGCCACGGGCGGGGCCGGGCACCTGTGCGCCGCCTGCCGCCTGGAGCCCCGGCCCTGGGAGCGGCTGCTCTTCCATGGGCCCTACCAGGGGCTGCTGCGCCGCCTGGTGCTGGACTACAAATTCCATGGCCGCCTGGGCGCGCAGCGCCTGCTGTGCGGCCTGGCCCGCGAGGCCTGGCTGCGCGGGGGCGCGCCGGGGGCGGGGGGCGGCCCGGGCGCCCTGGCCCCGCCCGACGTGGTCGTGCCCGTGCCGCTGCACCGCCGCCGCCTGCTGCACCGGGGCTTCAACCAGAGCCTGGAGCTGGCGCGCGGGGTCGGGCGGCTGCTGGGGCGGCCCGTGCCCCTGGCCGCGCTGGAGCGCGTGCGCCATACCGTGCCGCAGATGACCCTCGCCGCGGCCCGGCGGCGCGACAACGTGCGCGGGGCCTTCGCCGCCGACCCCGGGGCCCTGGCCGGGCGCCGGGTGCTGCTGGTGGACGACGTGATGACCACCGGGGGCACCCTGGAGGAATGCGCGGGGGCGCTGCTGCGTGCGGGGGCCGCCGGGGTCGTGGTGCTCGTTCTGGCGCGCACTCCGGCGGGCCGCTGA
- a CDS encoding adenosylcobinamide-GDP ribazoletransferase translates to MKIVTPLVAALSFLSRLGPARIHDDATLAASVKYFPLAGAVIGALVTAPFYFGLLRGHPWLQAWLLLVLALWATRALHWDGWADVFDAWGSGARDERFWTVMKDSRLGAFGGVALVMGLAGQLLLLHNALAAGAFGAVAWAFVLGRGTCVATAYMGRDLARGQGLGRTFLAGASSWALLLVVLQVFGLGLAVRPEIALAPALAVAFLGVVELSALARRMGGMNGDILGAAVIWGELAGLMGYTAVSGLPPLP, encoded by the coding sequence GTGAAGATCGTCACGCCCCTGGTCGCCGCCCTGTCCTTCCTCTCGCGCCTGGGCCCGGCGCGCATCCACGACGACGCCACCCTGGCCGCCTCGGTCAAATACTTCCCCCTGGCCGGGGCGGTCATCGGCGCCCTGGTCACGGCGCCGTTCTATTTCGGCTTGTTGCGCGGGCACCCCTGGCTCCAGGCCTGGCTGCTGCTGGTGCTCGCGCTGTGGGCCACCCGCGCCCTGCACTGGGACGGCTGGGCCGACGTGTTCGACGCCTGGGGCAGCGGCGCGCGCGACGAGCGCTTCTGGACCGTGATGAAGGACAGCCGCCTGGGCGCCTTCGGCGGCGTGGCGCTGGTCATGGGCCTCGCGGGCCAGCTGCTGCTGCTGCACAACGCCCTGGCCGCCGGGGCCTTCGGGGCCGTGGCCTGGGCCTTCGTGCTGGGCCGGGGCACCTGCGTGGCCACGGCCTACATGGGCCGCGACCTGGCGCGCGGCCAGGGCCTGGGCCGGACCTTCCTGGCGGGCGCCAGCTCCTGGGCCCTGCTGCTGGTGGTGCTCCAGGTCTTCGGCCTGGGCCTGGCCGTGCGCCCCGAGATCGCCCTGGCCCCGGCCCTGGCCGTGGCCTTCCTCGGCGTGGTCGAGCTCTCGGCCCTGGCCCGGCGCATGGGCGGCATGAACGGCGACATCCTCGGCGCCGCCGTCATCTGGGGCGAACTGGCCGGGCTCATGGGCTACACCGCCGTCTCCGGCCTGCCCCCGCTGCCCTAG
- the proB gene encoding glutamate 5-kinase — translation MDWKQEREHAIRAARRVVVKVGSAVLTTPQGLDLRVVNRLADQMAGLHDRGLELVLVSSGAVAAGRRAVQGELSGLPARQAASAVGQGRLMHAYDEAFGRYGCVTAQILLTLDDLRSRKRFLNALNTFRTLLDWRVVPIVNENDTVAVQELEFGDNDALGSLVVNLIDADLFVNLTSAGGVFDANPAANPAARQLDCIEDICGLDLDAMCSGKTADGTGGMYSKLLAARRVAQLGVPTLILSGREFFGLQRAFDGEALGTWVRPAGKRISHRKFWLAYNNKPAGSIIVDAGAARALAEQGKSLLPAGIREVEGTFGAGALVRIVTEGGKAVAVGLTNYKAADLRRIMGHKSAAIAELLGSCPYPEAVHRDNLLPDAAL, via the coding sequence ATGGACTGGAAGCAGGAACGCGAGCACGCGATACGCGCCGCCCGCCGGGTGGTGGTCAAGGTCGGCAGCGCCGTGCTGACCACGCCCCAGGGCCTGGACCTGCGCGTGGTCAACCGCTTGGCCGACCAGATGGCCGGGCTGCACGACCGGGGCCTGGAGCTGGTGCTGGTGTCCTCGGGGGCCGTGGCCGCCGGGCGCCGCGCCGTGCAGGGCGAGCTCTCCGGCCTGCCCGCGCGCCAGGCAGCCTCCGCCGTGGGCCAGGGGCGGCTCATGCACGCCTACGACGAGGCCTTCGGGCGCTACGGCTGCGTCACGGCCCAGATCCTGCTGACCCTGGACGACCTGCGCAGCCGCAAGCGCTTCCTCAACGCCCTGAACACCTTCCGCACCCTGCTGGACTGGCGCGTGGTGCCCATCGTCAACGAAAACGACACCGTGGCCGTGCAGGAGCTGGAGTTCGGCGACAACGACGCCCTGGGCAGCCTGGTGGTCAACCTCATCGACGCCGACCTGTTCGTGAACCTGACCTCCGCCGGGGGCGTGTTCGACGCCAACCCCGCCGCCAACCCCGCCGCGCGCCAGCTCGACTGCATCGAGGACATCTGCGGCCTGGACCTGGACGCCATGTGCAGCGGCAAGACCGCCGACGGCACCGGGGGCATGTATTCCAAGCTGCTGGCGGCCCGGCGCGTGGCCCAGCTGGGCGTGCCCACGCTGATCCTCTCGGGCCGCGAGTTCTTCGGGTTGCAGCGCGCCTTCGACGGCGAAGCCCTGGGCACCTGGGTCCGCCCGGCGGGCAAGCGCATCTCGCACCGCAAGTTCTGGCTGGCCTACAACAACAAGCCCGCCGGAAGCATCATCGTGGACGCCGGGGCCGCGCGGGCCCTGGCCGAGCAGGGCAAGAGCCTTCTGCCCGCAGGCATCCGCGAGGTGGAGGGCACCTTCGGCGCCGGGGCGTTGGTGCGCATCGTCACCGAGGGCGGCAAGGCCGTGGCCGTGGGGCTGACCAACTACAAGGCCGCCGACCTGCGGCGCATCATGGGCCACAAGAGCGCGGCCATCGCCGAGCTGCTGGGCTCGTGCCCCTACCCCGAGGCCGTGCACCGCGACAACCTGCTGCCAGACGCCGCGCTCTAG
- a CDS encoding NAD(P)H-dependent oxidoreductase: MTDGHGGAPLVLALSPRAGGNSDAAAALFARGAALALGAPVPVTPLRDFSVRPCTACHACAGGGPCPQDAGDDAGRLLAALAAAPAVFLAAPIYFYHLPAQAKALVDRSQTWYERARAGAPEVAALAPRPAYCCLVAGRPVGERLFEGALLTLKYFLASFRLELRDPLTLRGVDAPGDLAADAGACAALEALGRRAVLGGRG; the protein is encoded by the coding sequence ATGACTGACGGCCACGGCGGCGCGCCGCTGGTGCTGGCCCTGTCGCCGCGCGCCGGGGGCAACAGCGACGCGGCGGCGGCGCTGTTCGCCCGGGGGGCGGCCCTGGCCCTGGGCGCCCCGGTGCCCGTGACGCCGCTGCGCGACTTTTCCGTGCGGCCCTGCACCGCGTGCCACGCCTGCGCCGGGGGCGGCCCCTGCCCGCAGGACGCGGGCGACGACGCCGGGCGGCTGCTGGCGGCCCTGGCCGCCGCGCCCGCCGTGTTCCTGGCCGCGCCCATCTATTTCTACCACCTGCCCGCCCAGGCCAAGGCCCTGGTGGACCGCTCCCAGACCTGGTACGAGCGCGCCCGGGCCGGGGCGCCCGAGGTCGCGGCCCTGGCCCCGCGCCCCGCGTACTGCTGCCTGGTGGCCGGGCGGCCCGTGGGCGAGCGGCTCTTCGAGGGCGCGCTGCTGACCCTCAAGTATTTCCTGGCCAGCTTCCGCCTGGAGCTGCGCGACCCGCTGACCCTGCGCGGGGTGGATGCCCCGGGCGACCTGGCCGCCGACGCCGGGGCCTGCGCGGCCCTGGAGGCCCTGGGGCGCCGGGCCGTTCTGGGCGGCCGGGGCTGA
- the rpmA gene encoding 50S ribosomal protein L27, which yields MAHKKAGGSSRNGRDSAGQRRGVKRFGGQEVLAGNILVRQLGTKFHPGVNVGLGKDYTLFALVDGTVKFEKFTRKKQVRTRVSVVPA from the coding sequence ATGGCTCACAAAAAAGCAGGCGGAAGCTCCAGGAACGGGCGCGACAGCGCCGGACAACGCCGTGGCGTCAAGCGCTTCGGCGGCCAGGAAGTGCTGGCTGGCAACATCCTCGTGCGCCAGCTGGGCACCAAGTTCCACCCCGGCGTCAACGTCGGCCTGGGCAAGGACTACACGCTCTTCGCCCTGGTGGACGGCACCGTGAAGTTCGAGAAGTTCACCCGCAAGAAGCAGGTCCGCACCCGCGTGAGCGTGGTTCCCGCGTAG
- the obgE gene encoding GTPase ObgE: MRFVDEATITVRSGHGGQGCVSFRREAHVPKGGPDGGNGGKGGDVVFRASDKLLTLYDFRLKRVYEARNGQPGMGRQRHGKNAEDLVIDVPVGTLLYRLDEDGETLVADLTEPGREMVLCQGGRGGMGNEHFKTSTMRTPRFAQPGEDGQEMTLRLELKVIAHAGLLGLPNAGKSTFLSRICAARPKIAAYPFTTLVPNLGVLLSDMGEHFVVADIPGLIEGAHLGQGLGHRFLRHVERTHFLVHLLSAQELDEENPFAGFALLNDELTRYSPELGVKRQLEVVNKIDVLSPERLDELARLARAQGREVFFISALTGQGVDRLVAEMWRLFRAGQEPGA, translated from the coding sequence ATGCGTTTCGTGGACGAAGCCACCATCACCGTGCGCTCGGGGCACGGCGGGCAAGGATGCGTGTCCTTCCGCCGCGAGGCCCACGTGCCCAAGGGCGGGCCCGACGGCGGCAACGGCGGCAAGGGCGGCGACGTGGTCTTTCGCGCCTCGGACAAGCTGCTGACCCTGTACGACTTCCGCCTCAAGCGCGTGTACGAGGCCCGCAACGGCCAGCCCGGCATGGGCCGCCAGCGCCACGGCAAGAACGCCGAGGACCTGGTCATCGACGTGCCCGTGGGCACCCTGCTCTACCGCCTGGACGAGGACGGCGAGACCCTGGTGGCCGACCTCACCGAGCCGGGCCGCGAGATGGTGCTGTGCCAGGGCGGGCGCGGCGGCATGGGCAACGAGCACTTCAAGACCTCCACCATGCGCACCCCGCGTTTCGCCCAGCCCGGCGAGGACGGCCAGGAAATGACCCTGCGCCTGGAGCTCAAGGTCATCGCCCACGCGGGCCTTTTGGGCCTGCCCAACGCGGGCAAGTCCACCTTCCTGTCGCGCATCTGCGCCGCGCGGCCCAAGATCGCCGCCTACCCCTTCACCACCCTGGTGCCCAACCTCGGGGTGCTGCTCTCGGACATGGGCGAGCATTTCGTGGTCGCCGACATCCCCGGGCTCATCGAGGGCGCCCACCTGGGCCAGGGCCTGGGGCACCGCTTCCTGCGCCATGTGGAGCGCACCCACTTCCTGGTGCACCTGCTCAGCGCCCAGGAGCTGGACGAGGAGAACCCCTTTGCCGGGTTCGCCCTGCTCAACGACGAGCTGACCCGCTACAGCCCGGAGCTCGGCGTCAAAAGGCAGCTTGAAGTCGTCAACAAGATTGATGTACTAAGCCCCGAACGGCTCGACGAACTGGCCCGCCTGGCCAGGGCCCAGGGCCGCGAGGTGTTCTTCATCTCGGCGCTCACCGGGCAGGGCGTGGACCGTCTGGTGGCCGAAATGTGGCGGCTGTTCCGCGCCGGGCAGGAGCCGGGCGCGTAG
- a CDS encoding SAM hydrolase/SAM-dependent halogenase family protein, translating into MPGPVALLTDFGTADPYAGQLRGTLAALAPGASVIDLSHGVEPFNVAQGAFFLAASLEHFPAGTVFLAVVDPGVGGPRRLVALAAAGRTVLAPDNGLAALVLARHPGARAFDLSEHARGAASWTFHGRDVLAPLAARLARGEAPQALGPALDVTALVRPRWAAPAREATPEGVRILAAVIHVDRFGNCVLNLDAPAWGPGLRAAAALTAQAAGGPALPARTVRAYAELAPGELGLLAGSQGYLELACNQAPASRALGAHCAAPLTLTLPGAHP; encoded by the coding sequence ATGCCCGGCCCCGTCGCCCTGCTTACGGACTTTGGCACCGCCGACCCCTACGCGGGCCAGCTGCGCGGCACCCTGGCCGCCCTGGCCCCCGGCGCGTCCGTCATCGACCTGAGCCACGGCGTGGAGCCCTTCAACGTCGCCCAGGGCGCCTTTTTCCTGGCCGCCAGCCTGGAGCACTTCCCGGCGGGCACCGTGTTCCTGGCGGTGGTCGATCCCGGGGTGGGCGGGCCGCGACGCCTTGTGGCCCTGGCCGCCGCCGGGCGCACCGTCCTTGCGCCGGACAACGGCCTGGCCGCCCTGGTGCTGGCGCGCCACCCGGGCGCCCGGGCCTTCGACCTCTCGGAGCACGCTCGGGGCGCCGCCTCCTGGACCTTCCACGGCCGCGACGTGCTGGCGCCCCTGGCCGCGCGCCTGGCCCGGGGCGAGGCCCCGCAGGCCCTGGGCCCGGCCCTGGACGTCACGGCCCTGGTCCGCCCGCGCTGGGCCGCCCCGGCCCGCGAGGCCACCCCGGAGGGCGTGCGCATCCTGGCCGCCGTGATCCACGTGGACCGCTTCGGCAACTGCGTGCTGAACCTCGACGCGCCCGCCTGGGGCCCGGGGCTGCGGGCCGCAGCGGCCCTCACCGCCCAGGCCGCGGGCGGCCCGGCCCTGCCCGCGCGCACCGTGCGCGCCTACGCCGAGCTGGCCCCCGGCGAGCTCGGGCTGCTGGCGGGCAGCCAGGGCTACCTGGAGCTGGCCTGCAACCAGGCCCCGGCCTCGCGGGCCCTGGGCGCGCACTGCGCCGCCCCCCTGACCCTGACCCTGCCCGGAGCCCATCCGTGA
- the rplU gene encoding 50S ribosomal protein L21 — protein MYAIIETGGKQFRVEEGRTIKVQKLQAEAGSEVVMDKVLLVGQGAGVTVGQPYVASAKVACEVVEHGRDKKIVVFHKRRRKDSMKKQGHRQDYTAIKIKSITA, from the coding sequence ATGTACGCGATCATCGAGACGGGCGGCAAACAGTTCCGGGTCGAGGAAGGCCGCACCATCAAGGTTCAGAAACTTCAGGCCGAGGCCGGCTCTGAGGTGGTCATGGATAAGGTTCTGCTGGTCGGCCAGGGTGCCGGCGTGACCGTTGGCCAGCCCTACGTGGCCTCGGCCAAGGTCGCCTGCGAGGTGGTGGAGCATGGCCGCGACAAGAAGATCGTGGTCTTCCACAAGCGCCGCCGCAAGGACAGCATGAAGAAGCAGGGCCACCGGCAGGATTACACCGCCATCAAGATCAAATCCATCACGGCCTAG
- a CDS encoding YitT family protein: MRDFSQSIWWNAAFITLGAALCAYSITALALPHEFVSGGVSGLALLVYYVTGVLSPGVWMAILSVPVFALGWFAVSHRFFCYSLYGMAAMVVFMELFTTAAPVSDPMLAALASGAVSGAGTGIALRTLGSLGGLDIIAVALNQRFSLRMGSVTFVFNGLLFLGAMLFLDVDRALYSVAMVFVSAQAMEYFLGMFNQRKFAIIISDKSDEVADAVMHHLKRGATILHGRGAFTGKRKKVLLTAVNNIQVKRLEEAVYAVDPEAFTIIGSALNVLGHRFSRRKVY, from the coding sequence ATGCGCGACTTCTCGCAATCCATCTGGTGGAACGCGGCGTTCATCACCCTGGGCGCGGCGCTGTGCGCCTATAGCATCACCGCCCTGGCCCTGCCCCACGAGTTCGTGTCCGGCGGGGTTTCGGGGCTGGCGCTGCTGGTCTACTACGTCACCGGCGTCCTGAGCCCCGGCGTCTGGATGGCCATCTTGTCCGTGCCGGTGTTCGCCCTGGGCTGGTTTGCCGTAAGCCACCGCTTCTTCTGCTACAGCCTCTACGGCATGGCGGCCATGGTCGTGTTCATGGAGCTGTTCACCACCGCGGCGCCGGTGTCCGACCCCATGCTGGCGGCCCTGGCCTCGGGTGCGGTGTCCGGCGCGGGCACGGGCATCGCCCTGCGCACCCTGGGCTCCCTGGGCGGGCTGGACATCATCGCCGTGGCCCTGAACCAGCGCTTCAGCCTGCGCATGGGCTCGGTGACCTTCGTCTTCAACGGCCTGCTCTTCTTGGGGGCCATGCTCTTCCTCGACGTGGACCGCGCCCTGTACTCCGTGGCCATGGTCTTCGTCTCGGCTCAGGCCATGGAATACTTCCTGGGCATGTTCAACCAGCGCAAGTTCGCCATCATCATCTCCGACAAGAGCGACGAGGTGGCCGACGCGGTGATGCACCACCTGAAGCGCGGCGCCACCATCCTGCACGGGCGCGGCGCCTTCACCGGCAAGCGCAAGAAGGTGCTGCTCACGGCGGTGAACAACATCCAGGTCAAGCGCCTGGAAGAGGCCGTCTACGCCGTGGACCCCGAGGCCTTCACCATCATCGGCTCGGCCCTGAACGTGCTGGGGCACCGCTTCTCGCGGCGCAAGGTCTACTGA